A genomic segment from Micromonospora echinaurantiaca encodes:
- a CDS encoding glycosyl hydrolase family 28-related protein: MIESPPRRTVAARPAPGRTVVGLVAALVLLAATAAVPPTGPAAAARPASSTSVFRTMPTDPTAVVLGSEQFPVHRDGIGDDTASLQAAIDEASRRGGQNWLGNIVGGARDVTVGDGGGVVFVPEGRYRLSRRVDLHASVRVIGFGATRPEFHLGESTPGFQDGTESFLFTAVRRPYQPGTARTFGNNDTFGTGLVNLDIRIGAGNPAAVAVRFSGAQMFLLQDLDIHVGDGYAGIDHNANLIQRVKVYGGRFGMLAYAASPGWQTTVLDTTFEGQRDAAVKLHTDSKLSLIRNRIAHTPAGIVATPGQTQRLYVQDSVFEDIAGAAITLNDSDSVPAPEEPELVRAQNQLNVVQTGVAGVGALLTTAPSGRTWAGPGPSYLVQDATLGLRVSDALGDGERRSDQVLVSATPAAPASFHRLLRSDVPLPPPSDDWVNLAEFAAARGVTVGSGTSDDHAIFQQAIDQHDTVYVPMGEYLIGDTLRLRPQSNLIGLHPRQTWLTLPDGHAAFGDPDRPRPMIQTPPGGTNQVVGLGLDSARQTAGSVHALWQSGAHSHLADIATQFVKWAPEETDPDGPGAGDPGYQYRGRHKYSFWVKGGGGTFVNIWSVAGWADNGFLVEDTAVRGRMYEVSVEHHEHREVVLRRVRNWELHALQTEDHIYGWRSQAVELDDVHDVLFANTVFFRVATVLGPYPYAMGIRDSSGIVIRGTRGYRPTNVANTRWGATIADVATGRTVPELDVAYLAVGSANESPIPVGLYVGLDDSRITVLPGRSGTAVLRVRNDGPGPVTGLAVRTEAPVGWQTRIRQDVERLPDGQAATATIEVQVPAGAEQDGQIPLTVSYTRGGHRLEVPLTLQVRTGGDNLARDAVVTASSVLSTNVALNAVDGNRTGARWISGSGDPSPTLTLDLGRPAALSRLALYSGVAGSDALRVRAFRVEVLVEGTWRPVGSVEQNIASPANVDLSGAPAGVEQVRVVFTEPSPTDGLARVFEVEVYGLR, encoded by the coding sequence ATGATCGAATCCCCACCCCGGCGGACCGTCGCGGCCCGACCCGCGCCCGGACGGACGGTGGTCGGCCTGGTGGCCGCCCTCGTCCTCCTGGCCGCGACGGCGGCGGTCCCGCCGACCGGCCCCGCCGCCGCGGCTCGACCCGCGTCGTCGACGTCGGTCTTCCGGACGATGCCGACCGATCCGACGGCGGTCGTCCTCGGCAGCGAGCAGTTCCCGGTGCACCGTGACGGCATCGGCGACGACACGGCCTCGCTGCAGGCGGCGATCGACGAGGCGTCCCGCCGCGGCGGGCAGAACTGGTTGGGCAACATCGTCGGCGGGGCACGGGACGTGACCGTCGGCGACGGCGGCGGTGTGGTCTTCGTGCCGGAGGGCCGCTACCGCCTCTCCCGACGGGTGGACCTGCACGCCTCGGTACGCGTGATCGGTTTCGGAGCCACCCGGCCCGAGTTCCACCTCGGCGAATCGACCCCGGGCTTCCAGGACGGCACCGAGTCCTTCCTGTTCACGGCCGTGCGCCGGCCCTACCAGCCCGGCACGGCCCGCACCTTCGGCAACAACGACACCTTCGGCACCGGCCTGGTCAACCTCGACATCCGCATTGGCGCGGGCAACCCGGCGGCCGTGGCGGTCCGGTTCAGCGGTGCCCAGATGTTCCTCCTGCAGGACCTCGACATCCATGTCGGGGACGGCTATGCCGGCATCGACCACAACGCCAACCTGATCCAGCGGGTCAAGGTTTACGGCGGTCGGTTCGGCATGTTGGCCTACGCCGCCTCACCGGGCTGGCAGACGACCGTGCTCGACACCACGTTCGAGGGACAACGCGACGCGGCCGTCAAGCTGCACACCGACAGCAAGTTGAGCCTGATTCGCAACCGCATCGCCCACACGCCCGCCGGCATCGTCGCCACCCCCGGCCAGACACAGCGGCTCTACGTGCAGGATTCCGTCTTCGAGGACATCGCCGGGGCCGCGATCACACTCAACGACAGTGACTCCGTCCCGGCACCCGAGGAGCCGGAGCTGGTTCGTGCCCAGAACCAGCTCAACGTCGTCCAGACCGGAGTGGCCGGGGTGGGTGCCCTCCTCACCACCGCCCCGAGTGGACGCACCTGGGCCGGCCCCGGCCCGTCCTACCTGGTGCAGGACGCCACGCTCGGGCTGCGCGTCAGCGACGCGCTCGGTGACGGCGAGCGGCGCAGCGACCAGGTGCTGGTCTCGGCGACACCGGCCGCACCGGCGAGCTTCCACCGGTTGCTGCGCTCCGACGTCCCCCTGCCGCCGCCGAGCGACGACTGGGTCAACCTGGCCGAGTTCGCGGCCGCGCGGGGCGTCACGGTGGGCAGCGGCACCAGCGACGACCACGCCATCTTCCAGCAGGCGATCGACCAGCACGACACCGTGTACGTGCCGATGGGCGAATACCTCATCGGGGACACGCTGCGGCTGCGACCGCAGAGCAACCTGATCGGCCTGCACCCGCGCCAGACGTGGCTCACCTTGCCGGACGGTCACGCGGCGTTCGGCGACCCGGACCGTCCCCGGCCGATGATCCAGACCCCGCCCGGCGGCACCAACCAGGTCGTCGGTCTCGGCCTGGACTCGGCGCGGCAGACCGCGGGCTCCGTGCACGCGCTCTGGCAGTCCGGGGCGCACAGCCACCTCGCCGACATCGCTACCCAGTTCGTGAAGTGGGCTCCGGAGGAGACCGACCCCGACGGCCCGGGCGCGGGCGACCCCGGCTACCAGTACCGGGGCCGGCACAAGTACAGCTTCTGGGTCAAGGGCGGCGGCGGGACCTTCGTCAACATCTGGAGCGTGGCCGGCTGGGCGGACAACGGGTTCCTGGTCGAGGACACCGCCGTCCGGGGCCGCATGTACGAGGTGTCGGTGGAGCACCACGAGCACCGCGAGGTCGTGCTGCGCCGGGTGCGCAACTGGGAGCTGCACGCTCTGCAGACCGAGGACCACATCTACGGGTGGCGCTCCCAGGCGGTCGAACTGGACGACGTCCACGACGTGCTCTTCGCCAACACGGTGTTCTTCCGGGTGGCGACGGTCCTCGGGCCCTACCCGTACGCGATGGGCATCCGCGACAGCAGCGGGATCGTGATCCGCGGCACCCGGGGTTACCGCCCCACCAACGTGGCGAACACCAGGTGGGGGGCCACCATCGCCGACGTGGCCACCGGACGCACGGTGCCGGAGCTGGACGTCGCATACCTGGCAGTCGGTTCGGCGAACGAGTCGCCCATCCCGGTTGGACTGTACGTCGGGCTGGACGACTCCCGGATCACCGTCCTACCCGGCCGGTCGGGCACCGCAGTGCTGCGGGTCCGCAACGACGGTCCCGGTCCGGTCACCGGACTCGCGGTCCGCACCGAGGCGCCCGTTGGCTGGCAGACGCGGATTCGGCAGGACGTCGAGCGGCTGCCCGACGGGCAGGCGGCCACCGCCACGATCGAGGTGCAAGTGCCCGCCGGCGCGGAGCAGGACGGGCAGATCCCGCTGACGGTCTCGTACACGCGGGGCGGGCACCGACTGGAGGTACCGCTGACCCTGCAGGTCCGTACGGGCGGAGACAACCTCGCTCGGGACGCCGTCGTGACGGCCAGTTCGGTGCTCTCCACCAACGTCGCGCTCAACGCGGTGGATGGCAACCGGACCGGCGCCCGGTGGATCTCCGGATCCGGCGACCCGTCGCCGACCCTGACCCTCGACCTCGGCCGGCCCGCGGCGCTGTCCCGGCTCGCCCTCTACAGCGGCGTGGCCGGTTCCGACGCGCTGCGGGTGCGGGCCTTCCGGGTGGAGGTCCTGGTCGAGGGGACCTGGCGGCCGGTCGGGTCGGTCGAGCAGAACATCGCCAGCCCGGCGAACGTCGACCTGAGTGGGGCACCGGCGGGGGTCGAGCAGGTCCGCGTCGTGTTCACCGAGCCCAGTCCCACCGACGGTCTGGCAAGGGTCTTCGAAGTCGAGGTCTACGGCCTCCGCTGA
- a CDS encoding DUF4127 family protein — MKRRTLLATGVAGLTAATIGGPASAAGHDRRRAVALVPLDDRPVNTWCPQMTAASAGAEVRLPPRDLLGRFLTPGDGAAIARWLGATGDVDGYVISVSMLAYGGLIASRTAAPTLAAALANLAAIRDLRATRPGAVIEVHDTIQRLAITSTGTDLDTYRDLLVEWAKLHDQVVNLGQEELRARLDTVRAQIPDQVVADYLAARARNHQVNRLMVEWVADGTIDHLVLSEDDTAPVGLARAERVELEALVARLGVGDQVEIFPGADEVDALLVARVLAAGTAPSYRVEYAGISGEEWTAQLEGIPFAENIRRHVSAVGGRVVDGDADVVLAVNTPSAAPAQRGTDLDAFVGRIGALLAAGTPVIVVDPLIVNKADHDLVARMEARLDLVALLSYSGWNTGGNALGLALGHGTARWAHLRSSGSGYGVPELRAPAQAHAEYLLYRFVKDDGWKNVLQVEAYAHARAQGWNPLALTASQKSYFDGWIRDRLVPLTERYFADHFAGHRVPLGRRGATTFTAALTQVESIRVELPWDRLFEVTLEPRLRLS, encoded by the coding sequence ATGAAGAGACGGACCCTCCTGGCCACCGGCGTCGCCGGGCTGACTGCCGCGACGATCGGCGGACCGGCGTCCGCCGCGGGACACGACCGGCGGCGGGCGGTGGCGCTGGTGCCGCTGGACGACCGGCCGGTCAACACCTGGTGCCCGCAGATGACCGCGGCGAGCGCCGGCGCCGAGGTGCGGCTGCCGCCCCGGGACCTGCTGGGCCGCTTCCTCACCCCGGGCGACGGCGCCGCCATCGCCCGCTGGCTCGGCGCGACCGGCGACGTCGACGGGTACGTGATCTCGGTCAGCATGCTCGCCTACGGCGGCCTGATCGCCTCCCGCACCGCCGCCCCGACCCTGGCCGCCGCGCTGGCGAACCTGGCAGCGATCCGGGACCTGCGCGCCACCCGGCCGGGTGCGGTGATCGAGGTGCACGACACCATCCAGCGGCTCGCCATCACCAGCACCGGCACGGACCTCGACACGTACCGGGACCTGCTGGTGGAGTGGGCGAAGCTCCACGACCAGGTGGTCAACCTCGGGCAGGAGGAGCTGCGGGCCCGGCTCGACACCGTCCGGGCGCAGATCCCGGACCAGGTGGTCGCGGACTACCTCGCCGCGCGGGCGCGCAACCACCAGGTCAACCGGCTGATGGTCGAGTGGGTCGCCGACGGCACCATCGACCACCTGGTGCTCTCCGAGGACGACACCGCGCCCGTCGGCCTGGCCCGGGCGGAGCGGGTCGAACTGGAGGCGCTGGTGGCGCGGCTCGGCGTCGGCGACCAGGTGGAGATCTTCCCCGGCGCGGACGAGGTCGACGCGCTGCTGGTCGCGCGGGTGCTCGCCGCCGGCACGGCGCCGAGCTACCGGGTCGAGTACGCCGGAATCTCCGGCGAGGAGTGGACCGCCCAACTGGAGGGCATCCCGTTCGCGGAGAACATCCGCCGGCACGTGAGCGCCGTCGGTGGACGGGTGGTGGACGGTGACGCGGACGTCGTGCTCGCCGTGAACACCCCCTCGGCGGCGCCCGCTCAGCGGGGCACCGACCTGGACGCCTTCGTCGGGCGGATCGGCGCGCTGCTGGCCGCCGGCACCCCGGTGATCGTGGTGGACCCGCTGATCGTGAACAAGGCGGACCACGACCTGGTCGCGCGGATGGAGGCCCGGCTGGACCTGGTGGCCCTGCTGTCGTACTCGGGGTGGAACACCGGGGGCAACGCGCTCGGGTTGGCGCTGGGGCACGGCACCGCCCGCTGGGCCCACCTGCGCTCCTCCGGCAGCGGGTACGGCGTGCCGGAACTGCGCGCACCCGCCCAGGCGCACGCCGAGTACCTGCTCTACCGGTTCGTCAAGGACGACGGGTGGAAGAACGTGCTGCAGGTCGAGGCGTACGCGCACGCCCGCGCCCAGGGCTGGAACCCGCTCGCGCTCACCGCTTCGCAGAAGAGCTACTTCGACGGCTGGATACGCGACCGGCTGGTGCCGCTGACCGAGCGCTACTTCGCCGACCACTTCGCCGGGCACCGCGTCCCGCTGGGCCGGCGGGGCGCGACGACGTTCACGGCGGCTCTGACGCAGGTGGAATCGATCCGGGTCGAGCTGCCGTGGGACCGGCTCTTCGAGGTGACGCTGGAGCCCCGGCTACGGCTGTCCTGA
- a CDS encoding N-acetylmannosamine-6-phosphate 2-epimerase: MNALDELAGGLVVSCQPLPDEPDDPMRDPYVQARVAASVVRGGALAVRVNGPDDVRAVRALVDVPVIGLYKHGTDDVFITPTAAHAVEVALAGARIVAIDATDRPRPDGRTFADTVRAVRERTEALVLADVSTAAEGVAAVEAGADAVATTLSGYTEASPRSDQPDLELLARLVALLPVPVLAEGRYRTTEQIRRAFEAGAHAVVTGNAVTSPLWITRRLVPATPRAGDAPENRESR, encoded by the coding sequence GTGAACGCCCTCGACGAGCTGGCCGGTGGGCTGGTGGTGTCCTGCCAGCCGCTGCCCGACGAGCCGGACGACCCGATGCGGGATCCGTACGTCCAGGCCCGGGTCGCCGCGTCGGTGGTACGCGGCGGCGCTTTAGCGGTCCGGGTCAACGGGCCGGACGACGTCCGCGCGGTCCGGGCCCTGGTCGACGTGCCGGTGATCGGGCTGTACAAGCACGGCACGGACGACGTCTTCATCACCCCGACGGCCGCCCACGCGGTCGAGGTGGCGCTCGCGGGGGCGCGGATCGTCGCGATCGACGCCACGGACCGGCCGCGACCGGACGGACGCACCTTCGCCGACACCGTCCGGGCGGTCCGGGAACGGACCGAGGCCCTGGTGCTCGCCGACGTCTCCACCGCTGCGGAGGGCGTCGCCGCCGTCGAGGCGGGCGCGGACGCCGTCGCCACCACGCTGTCCGGCTACACCGAGGCCAGTCCCCGGTCGGACCAGCCCGACCTCGAACTCCTGGCGCGACTGGTCGCACTGCTGCCGGTGCCGGTGCTCGCCGAAGGGCGGTACCGCACGACCGAGCAGATCCGTCGGGCGTTCGAGGCCGGCGCCCACGCGGTGGTGACGGGCAACGCCGTCACCTCGCCACTGTGGATCACCCGCCGGCTGGTACCGGCGACCCCCCGCGCGGGGGACGCCCCGGAGAACAGGGAGAGCAGATGA
- a CDS encoding ROK family protein: protein MSGAVVGVDIGGTKTAAAVVGPDGAVLARRQAPTPARSGPAAVLDTAARLAADLLDAAGPGPVGVGTAGTVDPATGTIRYATDSLPGWTGTPVVDALAGRLGRPVRVTNDVNAAALGECWAGAARGCRDVLLVAVGTGLGGAIVRDGRIEDGARGGAGEVAHLPAPGADRLRCGCGRYGHLEAIASGTGLAAAYAEQTGSPVTGQAVAERAAAGDVTARQVRDRAGATLGAALAGLVALLDPQAVVVAGGAAAALLPAASTAYAAELPAGWADVPLLPAALGADAVVVGAARLALGEA from the coding sequence ATGAGCGGGGCCGTGGTCGGGGTCGACATCGGCGGCACCAAGACTGCGGCGGCGGTGGTCGGGCCGGACGGGGCGGTGCTCGCGCGCCGCCAGGCGCCCACCCCGGCCCGGTCCGGGCCCGCCGCCGTCCTGGACACCGCCGCGCGGCTGGCCGCGGACCTGCTCGACGCGGCCGGCCCCGGACCGGTCGGGGTGGGGACCGCCGGCACTGTCGACCCGGCGACCGGCACCATCCGGTACGCCACCGACAGCCTGCCGGGCTGGACCGGCACCCCGGTCGTCGACGCCCTGGCCGGGCGGCTGGGTCGACCGGTCCGGGTCACCAACGACGTGAACGCCGCCGCGCTGGGCGAATGTTGGGCCGGTGCCGCGCGGGGCTGCCGCGACGTACTGCTGGTGGCGGTCGGCACCGGCCTGGGCGGGGCGATCGTCCGGGACGGCCGGATCGAGGACGGCGCCCGCGGCGGCGCTGGCGAGGTCGCGCACCTGCCGGCCCCGGGCGCCGACCGGCTGCGCTGCGGCTGCGGCCGGTACGGGCACCTGGAGGCGATCGCCTCGGGCACCGGCCTGGCCGCCGCGTACGCCGAGCAGACCGGCTCGCCGGTCACCGGGCAGGCCGTGGCGGAACGGGCGGCCGCCGGGGACGTCACCGCGCGGCAGGTGCGGGACCGGGCCGGCGCCACCCTGGGTGCCGCGCTGGCCGGGCTGGTGGCCCTGCTCGATCCGCAGGCGGTCGTGGTCGCCGGTGGCGCGGCCGCCGCCCTGCTGCCCGCGGCATCCACCGCCTACGCGGCCGAACTGCCGGCGGGCTGGGCCGACGTGCCGCTGCTGCCCGCCGCGCTCGGAGCGGACGCGGTCGTGGTCGGGGCGGCCCGACTGGCCCTGGGCGAAGCGTGA
- a CDS encoding carbohydrate ABC transporter permease, whose product MSRDLSPRTKLVLYGVLLVLAIPFVFPTWWMVTSSLKPVSDIFAFPPQLLPVNPRLDAYQRVFELQPFGQQYLNSLYIALVVTVGTLAVSALAGYAFARIRFRGQNVLFLVVLAGLLIPSEVTIVPLFQMFFKLGLVNTHWPLILVPILGAPSVLATFIMRQFFISLPGELEEAARVDGLGRFATFWKIALPLSRPALGAVAIFTFLHSWNLYLEPIVFLSSPEKFTLPQALTQFVDAYGGPMWDVQLAAASMTALPVLVVFVIAQKQFVEGLAHTGLKG is encoded by the coding sequence ATGAGTCGTGACCTGTCGCCGCGGACCAAGCTGGTGCTCTACGGGGTGCTGCTGGTCCTGGCGATCCCGTTCGTCTTCCCGACCTGGTGGATGGTCACCTCGTCGCTCAAGCCGGTGTCGGACATCTTCGCCTTCCCGCCGCAACTGCTGCCGGTCAACCCGCGGCTGGACGCGTACCAGCGGGTGTTCGAGTTGCAGCCGTTCGGCCAGCAGTACCTGAACAGCCTCTACATCGCCCTGGTGGTCACCGTCGGCACGCTGGCCGTGTCGGCCCTGGCCGGATACGCCTTCGCGCGGATCCGGTTCCGCGGGCAGAACGTGCTGTTCCTGGTCGTCCTCGCCGGCCTGCTCATTCCGAGCGAGGTGACGATCGTGCCGCTGTTCCAGATGTTCTTCAAGCTCGGCCTGGTCAACACCCACTGGCCGTTGATCCTGGTGCCGATCCTCGGCGCGCCGAGCGTGCTGGCCACCTTCATCATGCGGCAGTTCTTCATCAGCCTTCCCGGCGAGCTGGAGGAGGCGGCCCGGGTCGACGGGCTCGGCCGGTTCGCCACCTTCTGGAAGATCGCCCTGCCGCTGTCGCGGCCCGCCCTGGGCGCGGTCGCGATCTTCACCTTCCTGCACAGCTGGAACCTCTACCTGGAACCGATCGTGTTCCTCTCCTCGCCGGAGAAGTTCACCCTGCCGCAGGCGCTCACCCAGTTCGTCGACGCCTACGGCGGCCCGATGTGGGACGTCCAGCTCGCCGCAGCCTCGATGACCGCGCTGCCGGTGCTGGTGGTCTTCGTCATCGCGCAGAAGCAGTTCGTCGAGGGCCTCGCACACACCGGCCTGAAGGGATGA
- a CDS encoding carbohydrate ABC transporter permease codes for MTRTDTRVGPAEARPALVPARPFWTSRRRDHLTGYLFIAPQLIGSAVFVILPLILVVWYSLHEWNVLAGTFEFVGTDNYAALAEDPNLGSVLRATGLFSVGLVVFNLALALLLAVLLHQKLRGTIVFRTLFFSPVVVSLVAWTIVWGFLLQDNGGVNGLLDTVGVDGPNWLRGEGTAMLSVIVVQVFKNVGLNMVLFLAALQGVPGELYEAAEVDGASRMRQFWRITVPLISPTILLTSIITVVGSLQVFAQIAVLTQGGPGTSTTVLVYYLYQQAFQFHHFGYGATLSIVLFAIVLALTVLQWQMRKRWVFHES; via the coding sequence ATGACCCGTACGGACACCAGGGTGGGCCCGGCCGAGGCCCGGCCCGCCCTGGTCCCGGCGCGGCCGTTCTGGACCAGCCGCCGCCGCGACCACCTCACCGGATATCTCTTCATCGCGCCGCAACTGATCGGCAGCGCGGTGTTCGTGATCCTGCCGCTGATCCTCGTCGTCTGGTACAGCCTGCACGAGTGGAACGTGCTCGCCGGCACGTTCGAGTTCGTCGGCACCGACAACTACGCGGCCCTGGCGGAGGACCCCAACCTCGGGTCGGTGCTACGGGCCACCGGCCTGTTCTCCGTCGGCCTGGTGGTGTTCAACCTCGCCCTGGCGTTGCTGCTGGCGGTCCTGCTGCACCAGAAACTGCGCGGGACGATCGTGTTCCGCACCCTGTTCTTCTCCCCCGTCGTCGTGTCGCTGGTGGCCTGGACCATCGTGTGGGGCTTCCTGCTGCAGGACAACGGCGGCGTCAACGGCCTGCTCGACACGGTCGGGGTGGACGGCCCGAACTGGCTGCGCGGCGAGGGCACCGCGATGCTGTCGGTCATCGTCGTGCAGGTCTTCAAGAACGTCGGCCTGAACATGGTGCTGTTCCTCGCCGCCCTGCAGGGCGTGCCCGGCGAGCTGTACGAGGCCGCCGAGGTGGACGGGGCCAGCCGGATGCGCCAGTTCTGGCGGATCACCGTACCCCTGATCAGCCCGACGATCCTGCTCACCTCGATCATCACCGTGGTCGGCTCGCTCCAAGTCTTCGCACAGATCGCGGTGCTCACCCAGGGCGGTCCGGGCACCTCGACCACGGTGCTCGTCTACTACCTCTACCAGCAGGCCTTCCAGTTCCATCACTTCGGCTACGGCGCCACGCTGTCGATCGTGCTGTTCGCCATCGTGCTCGCGCTCACCGTGCTGCAGTGGCAGATGCGCAAGAGGTGGGTCTTCCATGAGTCGTGA
- a CDS encoding ABC transporter substrate-binding protein gives MRTGKGLRVVAAALTGALALSACGGGEAEDNGPASLRVTVWSANEAHLKLFNEIADEYRKSHPDVAEIKFDPLPFENYTTTLTTQIAGGNAPDLAWVFENSAPDFVASGALLPLDETLKKAEGYQYDDISPATLKLWQNDGKLYAYPFSTSPFGVFVNNDLLKQAGQKTPAELIAAGQWTWDAALAAAGATQTATGKAGLVIRDFDYKGWDNLSTFWTGWGAQAWSEDGKSCGFASPEMVDAMTTLHKAIFTTKALPGPGTTADFFAGDAAMTVTQISRASLLKDDGFAWDLVPLPAGPKGPYAVVGQAGIGVMKRSPHADVAADFLAFLTNPTNSAKLAQFFPPPRQSQLTAETLAKTNPKLKPEQLQKVVIDGITSGVVKPSHAGQAELSQQVRAGLDPLWKPDADVKAVLDGVCAKIQPLLAK, from the coding sequence ATGAGAACAGGAAAGGGTCTACGCGTTGTCGCCGCGGCGCTGACCGGCGCTCTCGCCCTGTCCGCCTGCGGCGGCGGCGAGGCCGAGGACAACGGCCCGGCCAGCCTCCGGGTGACCGTATGGTCGGCCAACGAGGCGCACCTGAAGCTGTTCAACGAGATCGCCGACGAGTACCGCAAGAGCCACCCCGACGTCGCCGAGATCAAGTTCGACCCGCTGCCGTTCGAGAACTACACCACGACGCTGACCACCCAGATCGCCGGCGGCAACGCCCCCGATCTGGCGTGGGTGTTCGAGAACTCCGCCCCCGACTTCGTCGCCTCGGGCGCGCTGCTGCCGCTGGACGAGACCCTCAAGAAGGCCGAGGGTTACCAGTACGACGACATCTCCCCGGCCACGCTGAAGCTCTGGCAGAACGACGGGAAGCTGTACGCGTACCCGTTCTCGACCTCGCCGTTCGGTGTCTTCGTCAACAACGACCTGCTGAAGCAGGCCGGCCAGAAGACCCCGGCCGAGCTCATCGCCGCCGGCCAGTGGACCTGGGACGCCGCGCTGGCCGCCGCCGGCGCCACCCAGACCGCCACCGGCAAGGCCGGCCTGGTCATCCGCGACTTCGACTACAAGGGCTGGGACAACCTGTCCACCTTCTGGACGGGCTGGGGTGCGCAGGCGTGGAGCGAGGACGGCAAGTCCTGCGGCTTCGCCAGCCCGGAGATGGTCGACGCGATGACCACCCTGCACAAGGCGATCTTCACCACGAAGGCGCTGCCCGGACCGGGCACGACCGCCGACTTCTTCGCCGGTGACGCCGCCATGACGGTCACCCAGATCTCCCGCGCCTCGCTGCTGAAGGACGACGGCTTCGCCTGGGACCTGGTGCCTCTGCCGGCCGGGCCGAAGGGGCCGTACGCGGTGGTCGGGCAGGCCGGCATCGGGGTGATGAAGCGCAGCCCGCACGCCGACGTCGCCGCCGACTTCCTCGCGTTCCTGACCAACCCCACCAACTCGGCCAAGCTGGCCCAGTTCTTCCCGCCGCCGCGCCAGTCGCAGCTGACCGCGGAGACGCTGGCCAAGACGAACCCGAAGCTGAAGCCGGAGCAGTTGCAGAAGGTCGTCATCGACGGCATCACCAGCGGCGTCGTCAAGCCGAGCCACGCCGGGCAGGCCGAGCTCAGCCAGCAGGTCCGCGCCGGGCTGGACCCGCTGTGGAAGCCGGACGCGGACGTCAAGGCCGTCCTGGACGGGGTCTGCGCCAAGATCCAGCCGCTGCTGGCGAAGTAA
- a CDS encoding FAD-dependent oxidoreductase: protein MRADVLVVGGGLGGVAAALAAARAGRSVILTEEFDWLGGQLTSQAVPPDEHSWIEQFGATASYRALRNGIRDYYRRHYPLTERSRGWTDLNPGAGWVSRICHEPRVAVAVLEQMLAPYRGAGRLTVLQPYRPVAAETDGDRVTGVTLAHRDRDDRIDVTAPYILDATETGELLPLTGTEYVTGFESQAQTGEPSAPAEAQPMNMQAVSVCFAIDHVDGDHTIDRPADYDFWRDYKPDFWGDRLLSWRSPHPRTLEIVERSFTPNPDDDPLSVNADQRLNPGDGNLWTFRRIAARRNFTDGSYGSDITLVNWPMIDYFEGPVIDVPNASWHLAKARELSYSVLYWLQTEAPRPDGGTGFPGLRLRGDVTGSRDGLAQAPYIRESRRIRAEYTVVEQDLSLAVRGQHGAVQYPDSIGLGMYRIDLHPSTGGDNYIDVGSCPFEIPLGALIPQRVENLLPAGKNIGTTHITNGSYRLHPVEWNVGEVAGLLADFCLARGESPRAVRGTPRLLAEFTDRVSAAGVERRWPQIAGY, encoded by the coding sequence ATGCGTGCGGACGTCCTCGTCGTCGGGGGCGGACTGGGCGGCGTGGCCGCCGCGCTCGCCGCGGCCCGGGCCGGCCGGTCCGTCATCCTGACCGAGGAGTTCGACTGGCTCGGCGGGCAGCTCACCAGCCAGGCCGTGCCGCCGGACGAGCACTCCTGGATCGAGCAGTTCGGGGCAACCGCCAGCTACCGCGCCCTGCGCAACGGCATCCGCGACTACTACCGCCGCCACTACCCGCTGACCGAGCGCTCCCGCGGCTGGACCGACCTCAATCCGGGTGCCGGCTGGGTGAGCCGGATCTGCCACGAGCCCCGGGTGGCCGTGGCCGTCCTCGAGCAGATGCTCGCCCCCTACCGCGGCGCCGGCCGGTTGACAGTGCTCCAGCCGTACCGGCCGGTGGCCGCGGAGACCGACGGGGACCGGGTCACCGGCGTCACGCTGGCCCATCGGGACCGCGACGACCGGATCGACGTCACCGCGCCGTACATCCTGGACGCCACCGAGACCGGCGAGCTGCTGCCGCTGACCGGCACCGAGTACGTCACCGGGTTCGAGTCGCAGGCGCAGACCGGGGAACCGAGCGCACCCGCCGAGGCGCAGCCGATGAACATGCAGGCCGTCTCGGTCTGCTTCGCGATCGACCACGTCGACGGCGACCACACCATCGACCGCCCGGCCGACTACGACTTCTGGCGGGACTACAAGCCCGACTTCTGGGGTGACCGGCTGCTGTCCTGGCGGTCGCCGCACCCCCGCACCCTGGAGATCGTCGAGCGCAGCTTCACCCCCAACCCCGACGACGACCCGTTGAGCGTCAACGCCGACCAGCGCCTCAACCCCGGCGACGGCAACCTGTGGACGTTCCGGCGGATCGCCGCCCGGCGCAACTTCACCGACGGGTCGTACGGCAGCGACATCACCCTGGTGAACTGGCCGATGATCGACTACTTCGAGGGCCCGGTGATCGACGTGCCGAACGCGTCGTGGCACCTGGCCAAGGCCCGGGAGCTGTCGTACTCGGTGCTGTACTGGCTGCAGACGGAGGCGCCCCGGCCCGACGGCGGCACCGGCTTCCCCGGGCTGCGGCTGCGTGGCGACGTGACCGGCAGCCGGGACGGCCTGGCGCAGGCGCCCTACATCCGGGAGTCCCGCCGGATCCGGGCCGAGTACACGGTGGTCGAGCAGGACCTCTCGCTGGCCGTGCGGGGCCAACACGGCGCCGTCCAGTACCCCGACTCGATCGGGCTGGGGATGTACCGCATCGACCTGCACCCGTCGACCGGCGGCGACAACTACATCGACGTCGGCTCCTGCCCGTTCGAGATCCCGCTCGGCGCGCTGATCCCGCAACGGGTGGAGAACCTGCTGCCGGCCGGCAAGAACATCGGCACCACGCACATCACCAACGGCAGCTACCGGCTGCACCCGGTCGAGTGGAACGTCGGCGAGGTCGCCGGCCTGCTCGCCGACTTCTGTCTGGCGCGGGGCGAGTCCCCGCGCGCGGTCCGCGGCACCCCCCGCCTGCTGGCCGAATTCACCGACCGTGTCTCGGCCGCCGGCGTCGAACGGCGCTGGCCGCAGATCGCGGGCTACTGA